The Comamonas sp. GB3 AK4-5 genome includes a region encoding these proteins:
- the erpA gene encoding iron-sulfur cluster insertion protein ErpA → MSAVAENTITEMPAPILFTDSAAAKVADLIAEEGNPDLKLRVFVQGGGCSGFQYGFTFDEITNEDDTTMTKNGVSLLIDAMSYQYLLGAEIDYKEDLQGAQFVIKNPNASTTCGCGSSFSV, encoded by the coding sequence ATGAGCGCCGTTGCCGAAAACACCATCACCGAAATGCCCGCCCCGATTCTCTTTACCGACAGCGCTGCGGCCAAGGTGGCAGACCTGATCGCCGAAGAGGGCAACCCCGACCTGAAGCTGCGCGTGTTCGTGCAGGGCGGCGGCTGCTCGGGCTTCCAGTACGGCTTTACCTTCGATGAGATCACCAACGAAGACGACACCACCATGACCAAGAATGGCGTGTCCCTGTTGATCGACGCCATGAGCTACCAGTATCTGCTGGGCGCCGAGATCGACTACAAGGAAGACCTGCAGGGCGCGCAGTTCGTCATCAAGAACCCCAACGCCAGCACCACCTGCGGCTGCGGCTCCAGCTTCTCGGTGTAA
- a CDS encoding anhydro-N-acetylmuramic acid kinase: protein MTPLTATSELFIGLMSGTSLDGVDGVLVDLHQGTRVLQHASCGFDSGLRAELLALNTPGGSDELHRAALAANALVGCYAQVVQQLLQRSGVAAQQVAAIGAHGQTVRHRPQLFDGTGYTLQLNAPALLAERCGITVVADLRSRDLAAGGQGAPLVPAFHQGVFGRAGETVLVLNIGGIANLSVLGAGGCVQGFDCGPGNALMDGWCLQHTGQAYDDGGRWAASGRVLPALLQRLLNQPFFAQQPPKSTGRDLFHADWLAAHLAALPEAAQAALVDIQATLTELTAASCADAVHRWGRSGRRLLVCGGGALNSHLMQRIATLLPGVAVGSTAERGLPPLEVEAAAFAWLARQCLHGLPGNLPAVTGARGPRVLGAIYPA, encoded by the coding sequence ATGACCCCGCTCACCGCCACTTCCGAATTGTTCATAGGCCTGATGTCCGGCACCTCGCTGGATGGCGTGGATGGCGTGCTGGTGGACCTGCACCAGGGCACACGCGTGCTGCAACATGCCAGCTGCGGTTTTGACAGCGGCTTGCGCGCCGAGCTGCTGGCCTTGAATACCCCTGGGGGCAGCGATGAACTGCACCGCGCCGCCCTGGCGGCCAACGCCCTGGTGGGCTGCTACGCCCAGGTGGTGCAGCAGCTACTACAGCGCAGCGGTGTGGCGGCCCAGCAGGTGGCAGCCATAGGCGCCCATGGCCAAACCGTGCGCCACCGGCCCCAGCTCTTCGATGGCACGGGCTATACGCTGCAGCTCAACGCGCCCGCCCTGCTGGCCGAACGTTGCGGCATCACCGTGGTGGCCGATTTGCGCAGCCGTGACCTGGCCGCTGGCGGCCAGGGTGCCCCGCTGGTGCCAGCCTTTCACCAGGGCGTTTTTGGCCGGGCTGGCGAGACCGTGCTGGTGCTCAACATCGGCGGCATTGCCAATCTCAGCGTGCTGGGCGCCGGTGGCTGCGTGCAAGGCTTTGACTGCGGCCCGGGCAATGCATTGATGGATGGCTGGTGCCTGCAGCACACCGGCCAGGCCTATGACGACGGCGGCCGCTGGGCCGCCTCCGGCCGTGTGCTGCCCGCGCTGCTGCAACGCCTGCTGAACCAGCCTTTTTTTGCCCAGCAACCACCCAAGAGCACGGGGCGCGACCTGTTCCATGCCGATTGGCTGGCAGCCCATCTGGCAGCCCTGCCCGAGGCTGCCCAGGCCGCACTGGTCGATATCCAGGCCACGCTGACCGAGCTCACCGCCGCCAGCTGTGCCGACGCCGTGCACCGCTGGGGCCGGAGCGGCCGCCGGCTGCTGGTCTGCGGTGGTGGCGCCTTGAACAGCCACCTGATGCAGCGCATTGCCACCCTGCTGCCCGGCGTGGCCGTGGGCAGCACGGCCGAACGCGGCCTGCCACCGCTGGAGGTGGAGGCAGCAGCCTTTGCCTGGCTGGCACGCCAATGCCTGCATGGCCTACCCGGCAATCTGCCCGCCGTCACCGGTGCGCGCGGGCCGCGTGTGCTGGGTGCCATCTACCCAGCATAA
- the mdtD gene encoding multidrug transporter subunit MdtD: MPEVFASPASPAPLASHRERLLWLVAIAFFLQSLDATILNTALPAMAQSLGQSPLKMQTVIVAYSLTTAMLIPASGWVADRFGTRRVYGAAIALFVLGSILCALAPSLNLLVAARVLQGAGGAMMLPVGRLAVLRSHPKGDFIRAMSFIAIPGQVGALLGPTLGGALVEVASWHWIFWINVPVGLFGMWATRRWMPVGEPLPRRSFDGWGYGLLSFGMVSISVALDGLTGMGLGMALVVVLMVFGMASLAAYWMHALRVPQPLFPPALFQVRSLRVGLLGNLFARFGSGAAPFLIPLLLQVGLGMSPFHAGLMMLSTVVGGMLVKRYAVSTVQRFGYRRVLQVNSVLLGLVLAMFGLSSPTQPLGLLLVQLFVFGCINSMQFSAMNSVTLKDVEGEFASSGNSLLSMVQMLSMGMGVALAGALLAGFSDLWAVLGDHSLRALQATFVTVGLMTLAATLVFSQLDNDEVVRPGADSGN; this comes from the coding sequence ATGCCTGAAGTCTTCGCCTCTCCCGCTTCCCCTGCGCCCTTGGCGTCACACCGTGAACGCCTGCTGTGGCTGGTGGCGATTGCCTTTTTTCTGCAATCGCTGGATGCCACCATCCTCAACACCGCGCTGCCGGCCATGGCCCAGTCGCTGGGGCAGAGTCCGCTGAAGATGCAGACCGTGATCGTGGCCTATTCGTTGACCACGGCCATGTTGATTCCCGCCTCGGGCTGGGTGGCCGACCGCTTTGGCACCCGGCGTGTCTACGGTGCGGCGATTGCCTTGTTTGTGCTGGGCTCCATCCTGTGCGCGCTGGCGCCCAGCCTGAATCTGCTGGTGGCCGCACGCGTGCTGCAGGGTGCGGGCGGGGCCATGATGCTGCCTGTGGGGCGGCTGGCGGTGCTGCGCAGCCACCCCAAGGGGGACTTCATCCGTGCCATGAGCTTTATCGCCATTCCCGGTCAGGTGGGTGCGCTGCTGGGCCCCACGCTGGGCGGTGCGCTGGTGGAGGTGGCCAGCTGGCACTGGATCTTCTGGATCAATGTGCCCGTGGGCCTGTTTGGCATGTGGGCCACGCGCCGCTGGATGCCGGTGGGGGAGCCCCTGCCGCGCCGCAGCTTTGATGGCTGGGGCTACGGCCTGCTGTCCTTTGGCATGGTGTCCATCTCGGTGGCGCTGGACGGGCTGACGGGGATGGGACTGGGTATGGCCCTGGTGGTGGTGTTGATGGTGTTTGGCATGGCCAGTCTGGCCGCTTACTGGATGCATGCGCTGCGGGTGCCACAGCCGCTGTTTCCGCCCGCGCTGTTCCAGGTGCGTTCGCTGCGCGTGGGTCTGCTGGGCAATCTCTTCGCCCGCTTTGGCAGCGGCGCTGCGCCTTTTCTGATTCCGCTCTTGCTGCAGGTGGGGCTGGGCATGTCGCCTTTTCATGCCGGGCTGATGATGCTGTCCACCGTGGTGGGCGGCATGCTAGTCAAACGCTATGCCGTGAGTACGGTGCAGCGCTTTGGCTACCGGCGGGTGCTACAGGTCAACTCCGTGCTGCTGGGCCTGGTGTTGGCCATGTTTGGCCTGAGTTCGCCCACGCAGCCGCTGGGGTTGCTGCTGGTGCAGCTGTTTGTGTTTGGCTGCATCAACTCCATGCAGTTCTCGGCCATGAACTCGGTCACGCTCAAGGATGTGGAGGGCGAGTTCGCCAGCAGTGGCAACAGCCTGCTGTCCATGGTGCAAATGCTGTCCATGGGCATGGGGGTGGCCCTGGCGGGGGCGCTGCTGGCGGGCTTTTCGGACCTGTGGGCGGTGTTGGGCGACCACTCGCTGCGCGCCCTGCAAGCCACTTTTGTCACCGTGGGCCTGATGACACTGGCCGCCACCCTGGTGTTCAGCCAGCTGGACAACGATGAGGTCGTGCGGCCTGGGGCCGATAGCGGCAATTAA